A genomic window from Tachyglossus aculeatus isolate mTacAcu1 chromosome 9, mTacAcu1.pri, whole genome shotgun sequence includes:
- the RPRM gene encoding protein reprimo has translation MEAAGGNQTEASGLLLLLLLPPAPDNSSEGLERAVRCCTPPSVVTDGGLGPGGPDERSLYIMRLVQIAVMCVLALTVVFGIFFLGCNLLIKSEGMINFLVKDRRPSKEVEAVAVGPY, from the coding sequence ATGGAGGCCGCGGGCGGGAACCAGACGGAGGCGtccgggctgctgctgctgctgctgctcccgccGGCGCCGGACAACAGCAGCGAGGGCCTGGAGCGGGCGGTCCGCTGCTGCACGCCCCCCTCCGTGGTCACCGACGGAGGCCTGGGCCCCGGAGGCCCCGACGAGCGCAGCCTCTACATCATGCGCCTCGTGCAGATCGCCGTCATGTGCGTCCTGGCCCTCACCGTCGTCTTCGGCATCTTCTTCCTCGGCTGCAACCTGCTCATCAAGTCCGAGGGCATGATTAACTTTCTGGTCAAGGACAGGAGGCCGTCCAAGGAGGTGGAGGCCGTGGCCGTGGGGCCCTACTGA